The nucleotide window CTCTGCAAACCAACAACATCGACAACTGCACCCGGCTCTGCCATGCCTCGTCGGTGGCCGCGCTCGACATCGCTCTGGGCACCAGCGCCTTCACCAATTCCCTCGACGAAATCGCCGAAAACGACGTGATCTTCGTCACCGGCTCGAACACCACGGAAACTCACCCCATCACGGCCCTCAAGATGAAGGCCGCCGTGCGCGAAGGGGCCCGGCTCATCGTGGCCGACCCGCGCGCCATTGAGCTCACCCGCTGGGCCGACGTGCACCTGCAGTTCCGCACCGGCACCGACGTACCCATGTACAACGCCCTGCTGCATGTGGTGATCCGCGACGGACTTGTGGACGAGGAGTTCATCGCCGCGCGCGTGAACAACTTCGAAGCCGTCGCCGAGTCGGTCCGCGACTGGACGCCCGAGCGGCAGGAAGCGCTCACCGGCATTCCGGCGGCGGACATCGAGCGGGCCGCCCGCATCATCGGCCAAGCTGGAAAATCGGCGTTCTACTGGGGCGTGGGCATCTCCGAGCAGACGCATGGCACCGACGCCTGTCTCACGCTCATCAACCTTGCCCTGGCCACCGGCAACGTGGGCCGGCGCGGGACCGGCCTCAATCCCCTGCGCGGCCAAAACAACGTCCAAGGCACCAGCGACGTGGGCGCCATTCCGATGTACCTCACCGACTACCGCTCGGTCGAGGACCCGCGAATTCGCGGCGTCTTCGAGAAGGCCTGGGGCGTGGCCCTGCCGGCGGCCCAGGGCCTCACCACCATGGAAATCGCCGATGCCGTGGGGAGCGGAGATCTGCGGGCCATGTTCATCATGGGCGAAAACCCGCTCATGTCGGACCCCGATCTCAACGCCGCTCGCGAGCACTTCAACCACATCGACTTTCTGGCCGTGCAAGACATCTTCATGACCGAGACGGCGCAGATCGCCGACGTCGTGCTGCCCGCCGCGAGCTGGGCCGAGAAGGACGGCACCTTCACCAACACCGATCGGCGCGTGCAACGCGTCCGATCCATCCTGGAACCGCCCGGCGAAGCCCGACAGGACTGGGAAATCGTCTTGGACCTCTCACGGCGGATGGGCTATGACCCTCGCCTGAATACGCCGGCGGAGATCTTCGATGAGATTGCGCGGCTCACGCCCAGCCACGCCGGGCTCAGCCACGCCCGGCTCGACCGCGAGGGCGGCCTTCGTTGGCCGTGCTACGACGCCAACGATCCCGGGGCGCTGTGGCTCTTCGGCGACCGCTTCCCGACCAGTGACGGCCGAGCCACCATGACGACGGTCGACTGGACTGAAAACGTCGAGATTCCCGACGCGGAGTATCCCTTCATCTTCAACACCGGCCGGGTGCTCTACCACTGGCACACCGGCTCGGTCAGCCGCCGCTCGCGGCTTGACGACGCCTATCCCGAGCCGCTCGTGGAGGTGTCGCCCGAGGACGCCGACCGGCTGGGCATTCCCAAGAGCGGGTTGGTGCGCGTCAGCAGCCGCCGGGGCAGCCTCGAGGCCCGCGCCTGGATCACCCGCCGTGTCCCTCCGGGCACCGTCTATATGGGTTGGCACTTTGTCGAAGCCGCCGCCAACTTGCTCACCATCAACGCCCTCGACCCGATTTCCAAGATCCCCGAATACAAGATCTGCGCCTGCAAGATCGAAGTGCTGGAAACGCAGGCAAGCCGCCGGTCGCGGTCCCTCGCAAGCGCCCAGGCCTAGGCGCCGGCCCATGCCGCGATTGGCGGTTTCACACGCCCCACCCGGCTACGACTGCCCCTTCTGCGCCATTGCCGCCGGCGCCGAGTCGGAATTCACTGCCTGGCGTGATGCGCACGTCGTGGTGCAAATCTCGCGGCGCCATAGCCCGGACAGTCCGCAAG belongs to Chloroflexota bacterium and includes:
- the fdhF gene encoding formate dehydrogenase subunit alpha; translated protein: MPVEDISLTIDGRRVSVPPGATLLDAASAAGVEVPTLCFHPNMAASANCRLCVVEQSLSPNGSVAEPEPGAPDRQASKLLPSCRAKAEPGQVVFTSSHNVLASRRGSLRLLLGGVDLSEAPELEDLCAEYGLAVGTAAEREPFPIYVDNPYYIRDYNKCVMCWRCVDVCGDQVQFTFAIEPAERGFEVRVGTAEYDGMMDTTCVYCGNCVQVCPSGALKGRAQWEAERRGQLSDDRVVETTCSFCGVGCGLTAHVRDGAITHVDSPDDHPVNQGWLCVKGRYGWDYAQHEERLTHPLIRVGARGEGRWRRATWDEALDLTARRLTHHRDSHGPGSVAVYASSKCTNEENYLLQKFTRAALQTNNIDNCTRLCHASSVAALDIALGTSAFTNSLDEIAENDVIFVTGSNTTETHPITALKMKAAVREGARLIVADPRAIELTRWADVHLQFRTGTDVPMYNALLHVVIRDGLVDEEFIAARVNNFEAVAESVRDWTPERQEALTGIPAADIERAARIIGQAGKSAFYWGVGISEQTHGTDACLTLINLALATGNVGRRGTGLNPLRGQNNVQGTSDVGAIPMYLTDYRSVEDPRIRGVFEKAWGVALPAAQGLTTMEIADAVGSGDLRAMFIMGENPLMSDPDLNAAREHFNHIDFLAVQDIFMTETAQIADVVLPAASWAEKDGTFTNTDRRVQRVRSILEPPGEARQDWEIVLDLSRRMGYDPRLNTPAEIFDEIARLTPSHAGLSHARLDREGGLRWPCYDANDPGALWLFGDRFPTSDGRATMTTVDWTENVEIPDAEYPFIFNTGRVLYHWHTGSVSRRSRLDDAYPEPLVEVSPEDADRLGIPKSGLVRVSSRRGSLEARAWITRRVPPGTVYMGWHFVEAAANLLTINALDPISKIPEYKICACKIEVLETQASRRSRSLASAQA